The Prevotella sp. E9-3 genome has a window encoding:
- a CDS encoding PASTA domain-containing protein produces the protein MNLKEFFGKFVSRYLLWNLAAMVFVVIALCIGVMIGLSKYTHHGESVEVPDMYGQDFDEMEARLAEQNLYIIASDTGYNKKLDAGAILMQTPGAGSKVKAGRTIYVTINSTNTPSVAIPDIIDNSSFREAQARLTAVGFLLLEPQRVSGERDWVYGVKLGSRNLQAGDMVPVESALTLVIGSGSMEEDSNDAMLDVPTDNMSDEIDDFEVVE, from the coding sequence ATGAATTTGAAAGAGTTTTTTGGTAAATTTGTTAGTCGCTATCTTTTGTGGAATCTGGCAGCTATGGTTTTCGTTGTGATAGCATTGTGTATTGGCGTGATGATTGGATTGTCAAAGTATACTCATCATGGCGAAAGCGTTGAGGTTCCCGATATGTATGGTCAAGACTTTGATGAAATGGAAGCACGGCTGGCTGAACAGAATCTTTATATAATAGCCAGCGATACGGGTTATAACAAAAAACTGGACGCAGGCGCTATCCTTATGCAGACCCCAGGCGCAGGAAGTAAAGTGAAGGCGGGGCGCACCATCTATGTAACCATCAATTCCACAAACACTCCTTCGGTTGCTATTCCTGATATTATTGATAACAGCAGTTTTCGTGAAGCCCAAGCCCGTCTGACGGCTGTTGGGTTCCTTTTATTGGAACCACAGCGTGTAAGTGGCGAGCGCGATTGGGTGTATGGCGTAAAATTAGGCAGTAGAAATCTGCAGGCTGGCGATATGGTTCCGGTAGAGTCTGCACTGACCCTTGTGATTGGAAGTGGTTCTATGGAGGAAGATAGCAATGATGCTATGCTCGATGTGCCCACTGACAATATGAGCGATGAAATTGACGATTTTGAAGTGGTCGAGTAA